A genomic segment from Polyangium mundeleinium encodes:
- a CDS encoding DUF6065 family protein — MSEKSEKLPFLAYHTSTGEPPEIVPGPIQREWMNDTRDAFANRCLPLLIANQAGWLVLSPHTVRAIWDGTSSLKSVCIENIEGPEPYLAMSHFGHGILTFSIPFLFRTPPGYNLLVRGPANMPKDGASPLDGLVETDWSTATFTMNWQLTRAQHPVTWKRGEPIAMIVPMRRGELESFEPELRGLYDDPEVAKSYLEWRNSRSQFIKELPVEGSSAHQAAWQKDYVHGRAPDGTVARDHQRKLALKAWKKGKKR, encoded by the coding sequence ATGTCCGAGAAGTCCGAAAAGCTCCCCTTCCTCGCCTACCACACCAGCACCGGAGAGCCGCCCGAGATCGTCCCGGGGCCCATCCAGCGCGAGTGGATGAACGATACGCGGGACGCGTTCGCGAACCGCTGTCTGCCGCTGCTCATCGCGAACCAGGCCGGCTGGCTCGTCCTCTCGCCGCACACGGTGCGGGCCATATGGGACGGGACGAGCTCCCTGAAGAGCGTGTGCATCGAGAACATCGAGGGGCCCGAGCCGTACCTGGCCATGAGCCATTTCGGGCACGGGATCCTCACGTTCTCCATTCCGTTCCTGTTCCGCACGCCGCCCGGGTACAACCTGCTCGTCCGGGGCCCTGCGAACATGCCGAAGGACGGCGCCTCTCCGCTCGACGGGCTCGTCGAGACGGACTGGAGCACCGCGACGTTCACGATGAACTGGCAGCTCACGCGGGCGCAGCATCCGGTGACGTGGAAGCGGGGCGAGCCCATCGCGATGATCGTGCCGATGCGCCGCGGCGAGCTCGAATCGTTCGAGCCGGAGCTACGCGGGCTCTACGACGATCCGGAGGTCGCGAAGAGTTACCTCGAATGGCGGAACAGCCGCTCGCAATTCATCAAGGAGCTGCCGGTCGAGGGCTCGAGCGCGCACCAGGCGGCGTGGCAAAAAGACTACGTGCACGGCCGCGCGCCGGACGGGACGGTGGCGCGGGACCACCAGCGCAAGCTCGCGCTGAAGGCCTGGAAGAAGGGGAAGAAGCGGTGA